The nucleotide window AGTGGAAAGAGAGCACATACAGAAAAACGTGGATGCCATCTGCGCTGAACTCAAAATATAGGAGGCTTAGCCTTGGAAAAGATAATTATCCAGCCGGATCTCTGTGATGGATGTCACGATTGCCAGGAGGCATGTGCACGTCTTCACGGTGCTTCAGGGATACTGGTGAGGGAAGTTGAGGGATCTTTCTACCCTATCATCTGTCAACAGTGCGAGGGTGCACCCTGTCAGTTGATATGCCCTACTGAAGCCATGACTAAAGATGGAATTGAAGAAGCAAAGTGTATTGGCTGCGGTTTGTGCATGATGGTTTGTCCATTTGGTGCAGTGGAAATACACGAGAGAAAAGCCCATAAATGTGACCAGTGCCCTGATCTAGGCACACCCGCATGTGTGAAAGCCTGTTCCAAACGGGCCATAGCCAAGGTGGACACCCAAAAACTGCAGGAAGAAAAACAGCGTCAGCACATTCAGAAGATCACCGGTGCTGGTAAAGGCAATCGTAAAAGCGCTGATCTAATTAACGTGATGACTGCACGTACCAGAGCCAGGAAAGCCGCGGAAAAGGAGGCCTAAAAAGATGAAGGAACTTGTTTCCAGGCCAGAACTCTGTGATGAGTGTGGGAAATGTGAACGCATATGCCCTAAAAATGCTATAAGAGTGATAAATGGAGTGCCAGTTTTCTGCCTGCACTGTGCTGAAGACCGGGCCCCCTGCATGACAGTTTGCCCGGAAGATGCCATTGAAAAAATCGATGGCGCGGTGATAATCCATGAAGAAGATTGTATAGGCTGTGGACTGTGCAGGGATGCCTGTCCAATAGGAGCCATCAATCTGGATGAATACGGAATAGCCACCAAGTGCAACCTGTGTGCTGGAAGGGATAAACAACTCTGTGTTTCTGTATGTCCCAAAGAAGCTCTTAAAATGAGTTCAGAAGACATGCTCACTGATAAAAGGGAACATATTGCCAAAGAATTGGAAAAAGTTAAGATGATCATGAAATACTGATTATACTTTTTTCAAATCTTTCTCTTTTTTAATCTTCTTTTTTAATTGATTTTAAATTATTTTTTAATTGTTTCTAAAAATTTTAAATTGATTCTAAACTCACCTTGGAATTCTATTTTCATTTTCAGCTAAAGTTACTAGATGTCCTATAGTTTCACACACCGGTATTCCATTTATTTATATCAATACCCGGGGCAAACCCTTCCATCATCTCAAAGCATGAAAGTTAGTTCAGGGAAAAAGTTCATCTTCAGACCAAACATTAAAATGTTAATAATACCATAGTAAAGAATCCCCATTAATTGGAAATAATAATTCAAAGGATCAAACTAACGAAATCATAATAATACATAGAGGTGATAATAATGACTAAAAACATGCAAAAGAGGATTTACACTGCAACTGTCCGGGAAAAACCTGTTAAAAATAGTAAACTATTGACGTTGGAGGGGGAGCATGATTTTGGGGAGGATGAAACAGTTATTATCATGGGAGAGAAGGACTTCAACCAGATGCAAAAAATGATGGAACATCAGCGTAAGATGATATCAAGCTTTGAAGTCATGCTGGAAGAGATGAAAAATGATGAAAATGCCACAATTGGTCATCAGAAGGAGATCATAACTGAGTTAAATAACGAATGTTCCAGATTCATGAATGAATTATCAGACACCCATGGCAGATTAGAAGAACTTTACGGATTATACGACAGTTTGAATGGGAAATACGATGAGATGATGACCCGAAACTTCAACCTGGATGAACAATTTAAAAATAAGGTGGAAGAAGCAAAACAGATACTGCAAAATGTTTATTCCATCAAAAACCGCCACCCTTTAACCTACATCAAAGAACGTATCCCTCAATCGTACATTCCCCTTAAAAGTTCCAGTGAACACAAAAAGTTAAGCCAGGATCCCCGGCAGAATACTGATAAGTACAAGCTGAATAATGATAAAAAAATAATTTCCCCCTAAATAGGCGTTAAACTATGATAATGGTTTAACCATAATTCAAAACATTAACCTCTTTTTTCCAGTTAAAAATCAATTATTGTTTAATTCAAACTATTTTTAAACTTTCCATTTATATTCTAATTTTGTAATTTTTTGTAACCTTCAGAAAATCACAAAACTTTAAAAAATCACCAAAACATTAGAAACTGTTTATTACCTCATATAACAAATATTTACCAATGCCAATGATATATCAATCCCAGGTTGAAGAGCTTATATGCCGTTTGTATCAGGAAGCAGCTATAAAACTTCCACTGGATGTTAAAAAAGCTCTTAAAGATGCATATGATCTTGAAGAAGATGAAACTGCCCTTTTAAACCTGGAAGCCATACTGGAAAACATAAATATCGCCGAAGAAAAGAACTTACCCCTCTGCCAGGACACTGGTTTACCCATTATCTTTGTAAAATTGGGAAATGTTCAGGTGGAAAACCTGAAAGAGGGAATCATCAACGGTGTGAAAAAGGCCACCCAAGAGGTTCCTCTTCGCCCCAACGTGGTAGATCCCCTCACCCGGAAAAACAGTGGCAATAATATTGGTCGTTTCATTCCACAAATTGACATAGAACTGGTGGACACTGACCAGCTGGAGATTACTATTTTCCCCAAGGGTTTTGGTTCAGAGAACAACAACGCACTTAAAATGGCCCTTCCTGGTGAAGGTGAAGAAGGTATAAAACAGTTCGTTCTGGAAACAGTACTCTCAGCCGGTGGTAAACCCTGTCCTCCTACTGTGGTGGGAGTTGGAATTGGTGGATCATCAGATATGGCTCTGAAGCTGGCTAAAAAGGCGCTTCTGCGGAAAGTTGGAGAGCACCATCCTGAAGAGAGAATGGCCAACATGGAGAAGGAAATGCTGGAAATGGTTAATGCAACCGGCATTGGTCCCATGGGTTTAGGTGGAAGAACCACTGCCCTGGATGTTAAAATAGAATATGCAGATACCCATACTGCTGGCCTCCCCATCGGTGTTTGCATACAGTGCTGGGCTGCCAGAAGGGCAACTGGAATCCTAAAAGGAAAATAACTATTAATAAAACTATTAATAGGACAATAATCCATTAAATGGACCTAATATTGATATAAATAGAATTAAATTGATATAGGATTGATATAGAATTGAAAAGGATGATATTGGATTAATATTAGTATATTAGATTAGAATATATTAGAATTGATAATAAAATTAAATATATTAAATTTGAAGAAAAAACGTTTTTTACTCGAAATAGGAATAACATGGTAAAAGAGGGGAATTGAACGGAAGGATCATTTGTCTCCTCAACATACACTCTCTATTTTTACCATGTAACGTTGTTAACAAAACTTTTAGATGGACGTCTAGAGGGGATTAATCCATCTTCAACTAATTCATCAACCACTGCAGCTACCAGCAGATATTCCTGGTTAGTATAATCAGCTAAATTACTTATGGAAATGTTTTCATTGGAATTAACATAATCCAAAATGTTCATCTTCAATTCAATTCTCAAATTTTCGTTTCTCCACTTAATTTTCAATTTATCACTCCTCACTTTTAATTGATTAATGAAGGGGAGGGGATGAGAAACCCTCCCGGGTTAACTTTTTAGTTTTATAATGATCGCCAATATCACAAATTGTGATATGTTTTACACTTGAAGTGTATGTCTACCTCATGTTATAATCAATCTTATATTTAAACATTTAGGGAAAAATCAACATTTTTTAATTCAAATTTCAGATAGGGTAACTAATACTTCAGATATGGTAGCTAAGCCCCCACTAATAAATAGTGGTGGCCAAGAAAAAAAGAGTACTCACGTAAAACAGTAAAGTTATTAATTTAAATGCATGACGTTGACTTGAGATTTTATTTATTTAAAGGCAATTTTAAAATTAGGTATATGAGAATTAAGTAAATGAAAATATAATATAAAAGAATGAAAATAAAATTAAATTGAGTAAAATAATGAATGAAAATAAAATAAATGAAATTGAATAAAATCAAAAAAGAGGATCATTTTCTTGAAATGACCCTATTATTGAATATACTAATTCAATCTATCTAATAACCCAAATAACTTATTCAGGTTCTTCTGGTTTCTTATCCATGGTGAATTGCTGCTTTTCACAGGTGATCATGAAGATGGTACGGTCTCCAATGTTTTCAGCGCGATCTGCAATTCTTTCCAGGAAACGAGCCAGGAACAGGAGATAGATCAGGTAGGATATGGATTCTTTATCCTGGAACATGCTCTTGGTAATGTCTTTAAGGGCGTGGTCAAA belongs to uncultured Methanobacterium sp. and includes:
- a CDS encoding 4Fe-4S dicluster domain-containing protein — protein: MEKIIIQPDLCDGCHDCQEACARLHGASGILVREVEGSFYPIICQQCEGAPCQLICPTEAMTKDGIEEAKCIGCGLCMMVCPFGAVEIHERKAHKCDQCPDLGTPACVKACSKRAIAKVDTQKLQEEKQRQHIQKITGAGKGNRKSADLINVMTARTRARKAAEKEA
- a CDS encoding helix-turn-helix domain-containing protein, producing MKIKWRNENLRIELKMNILDYVNSNENISISNLADYTNQEYLLVAAVVDELVEDGLIPSRRPSKSFVNNVTW
- a CDS encoding fumarate hydratase, with amino-acid sequence MIYQSQVEELICRLYQEAAIKLPLDVKKALKDAYDLEEDETALLNLEAILENINIAEEKNLPLCQDTGLPIIFVKLGNVQVENLKEGIINGVKKATQEVPLRPNVVDPLTRKNSGNNIGRFIPQIDIELVDTDQLEITIFPKGFGSENNNALKMALPGEGEEGIKQFVLETVLSAGGKPCPPTVVGVGIGGSSDMALKLAKKALLRKVGEHHPEERMANMEKEMLEMVNATGIGPMGLGGRTTALDVKIEYADTHTAGLPIGVCIQCWAARRATGILKGK
- a CDS encoding 4Fe-4S binding protein — translated: MKELVSRPELCDECGKCERICPKNAIRVINGVPVFCLHCAEDRAPCMTVCPEDAIEKIDGAVIIHEEDCIGCGLCRDACPIGAINLDEYGIATKCNLCAGRDKQLCVSVCPKEALKMSSEDMLTDKREHIAKELEKVKMIMKY